GGACGCCCCGGTGGGCCCATGTTCCGCGCCGCCGAGGTCGCCCGGCTGGCCCACCTGGCCGGGATCGTCGCCGTCGTGCTGGACGGCTGATCACCGCAGTTTCGACGGCCACCAGATGCGGCGGCCGACGTCCAGGGTCAGCGCGGGCACCAGCAGCGACCGCACGATCAGCGTGTCGAGCAGGACGCCGAAGGCGACGATGAACGCGATCTGCGCCAGGAACAGGATCGGGATCACCGCCAGGCTGGCGAAGGTCGCCGCGAGCACCACCCCGGCGGAGGTGATGACGCCGCCGGTGAGCGTGAGCCCGCGGAGCGTGCCGTCCCGGGTGCCCGCTCGGACGGCCTCCTCCCGCACCCGGGTCATCAGGAAGATGTTGTAGTCGATCCCGAGCGCCACCAGGAACACGAACCCGAACAGCGGCACCGCCGGATCGGCACCCGGGAAACCCAGCAGGTGGTTGAACACCAGCGCGGACACGCCCATGGTGGCGGCGAAGGACAGCACGACCGTCGCGATCAGCAGCAGCGGCGCCAGCAGCGCCCGCAGCAGGAGCGCGAGCACCGCGAAGATCACCACCAGGACGATCGGAATGATCACCGCGCGGTCCCGTTCGGAGGTCCGCTGCGTGTCGAGCTGCGTGGCGGTGGTGCCGCCCACGACCGCGTCCGCTCCGGGCACGGCGTGCACCGCGGTGCGCACGCGGCCGACCGTGTCCACGGCCGGCTGGGAATCGGCCGCGTCGGTCAGGGTCGCGAGGATCTGCACCCGGCCGCCGACCTCCTTCGGCGCCACGGCGACCTGCGCAACGCCGTCCACCCGGGCTGCCTGGGCGACCGCCGGGGCGGCACTCGCGTTGGCGATGATCACCGTCGGGGAACCGGAACCGCCGGGGAAGTGCCGGACCAGGACCTCCTGCCCGGCGACCGAGTCGACCGGGGTGAGGAACAGGTCGGTCTGCGCGACCCCGCCGGCCTTGAGCTGCGGGACGAACGCGGCGCCCGCGAGCAGCAGCACCGTGGTGCCGATCCAGATCGCCCGCGGCCTGGCCCCGACGGCCGTGGCGATGCGGCCCCAGATCCCGCGGGACTCCGGGTGCGGTGAGCCGAACTTCGGCCGGATCGGCCAGAACGCGGCCCGGCCGAGCAGGGCCAGCGCGGCGGGCAGGAACGTGACCGAGGCGAGGAACGCGCAGGCGATGCCGATCGCGGCGACCGGGCCGAGCCCGCGGTTGGACTGCAGGTCGGAGAACAGCAGGCAGAGCACACCGAGCACGACGGTGCCCGCGGACGCGGCGATCGGGGGCAGGGTCGCGCGCCAGGCCCGGCGGATCGCCTCGAAGCGGCTTTCGGTGTCGCGAAGTTGTTCCCGGAACCGCGAGACTTGCAGCAGCGCGTAGTCGGTGGCGGCGCCGAAGACGAGGATGAACAGGATGCCCTGGCTCTGGCCGTTGAGGGTCAGCACGTCGTGGTCGGCGAGGACGTAGACGGCCAGGCTGGCCAGGCCGAGCGCGAACACCGCGCAGAGCAGCACGACCAGTGGCAGCAGCGGGCTGCGGTAGACGACCACCAGGATGAGCGCCACGACCAGGCCGGCGACCAGCAGCAGGAGGCCGTCGATGCCGCCGAAGGCGGTGACCAGGTCGGCGATCTGCGCGGCGGGGCCGGCGACGAGGACGGTCAGGCCCGCCGGGGGTTGCGCCACCTCGGCGCGGATCCGTCCGACGATCCCGCCGGGCTTGCCACCGATCCGGACGGGAACGGTCAGTTCGAGAGCCTGACCGTCGGGCTGGGACAGCTGCGGTCCGGTCGCGCCGGTGACGCCGGGGACGGCTTTCAGACGCTGGGCGGCCGCGGTGAGGAAGGCGGTGTCCGCGGGCGGGATGCCGGAGGTCCGCTCGGCGACGACGATCGCCGGGAGGGTCTGGTCGGCGGCGAAGGCCCGTTGTTCCGCGAGGGCACGGGTGGACTCGGCCGAGGCGGGCAGGAAGGCGGAGTTGTCGTTGGTCGAGACCTCGCTCAGCTTGCCGGCGTACGGCCCGCCGAACGCGCCGACCGCGAGCCAGGCGATCACGAGCAGAGCGGGGACGAGCCAGCGTGCGATCCTCATCGGCTACTGCAGCCCTGGGGTCGGGGAACTGTTCAGCAGGCTGAACGTTACCGGGAGGCGCGGTTGCCCGCAGAGCACGATCCGGCGAACCGGAGCACCGGCTGGTCCGCGGAGGAGACGATGGCGTCGTGGCCGACCGGCCGGTTGCTCTCGGCCGCGGCGCGGCTCGTGGAACCGCGGTGGACCGCGCGCCTGGCGGTGCTCGGGCTGTCGCACGCGCGGTTGATCGCGCGGCGGGCCGCTGTCGCAGCGGGAACTGGCGCGGCGGGTACCAGGTCACGGTCCAGACGATGAGCCGGACGTTCGAGCGGCTGTCCAGGTCGGCCTACCTGACGCGGATCCCCGACCCGCGCGACGGGCGCCGCTCGCTGGCCCGGCTGATCCCGGCGGGCGAGAGCGTGCTGGCGGTGGCGGAGCAGATCGCGCGGGACGACTCCCCGGTGATCGGCGCGCTCGGGCACGACGCGGCCGTCCGGCGGCGGCTCATCGAGCTCATCGGGCAACTCGGCGAAGGGTCATGACAACTGTCATAACTCCGCGCTAGGGTGCTGTCCATGAAGGCGGGCTTCCTGGGGCTGGGCGTGATGGGCACGCCGATGGCGCTCAACCTGGCGCGGGCGGGCACGCCGCTCGTGGTGTGGAACCGGACGCCGGCGAAGGCCGCGGTACTGGCGGCCGCGGGCGCGGAGGTCGCCGACAGCGCGGCCGAGGTGTGCGGGCGGGTGGACGTCGTGTTCCTCATGCTCGCCGACGGCGCCGCGGTGGACGCGGTGCTGGGCCGCGGCACGAACGAGTTCGCGGCGAACGTCGCCGGGCGGATCGTGGTGCACATGGGCACGACGTCACCGGAGTATTCACGTGCGCTGGGGGCGGATGTCTCCGCGGCCGGGGGCCGGTACGTCGAGGCACCGGTGTCCGGGTCGCGCAAACCGGCCGAAGCGGGACAGCTCGTGGCGATGCTCGCGGGCGAACCGTCGGCGGTCGCCGCGGTGCGGCCCTTGCTGCGGCCGATGTGCCACCAGGTGGTGGAGTGCGGACCGGCGCCGGGTGCGTTGCTGATGAAGCTCGCGGTGAACCTGTACCTGATCACCATGGTGACCGGCCTGGCCGAAGCGGTGCACTTCGCCGAGCGGCAAGGCCTGGACCTGGCCCGGTTCGTGGAGGTGCTGGACGCCGGCCCGATGGCCAGCAGCGTGTCCCGGATCAAGGCGGCGAAACTCCTGGCGGGCGATTTCACGGTGCAGGCGTCCATCGCGGACGTGCTGAAGAACAACCAGCTGATCGCCGAGGCGGCCCGCTCGGCGCGGCTGGCGTCGCCGCTGCTGGACGTCTGCCACGCCCTCTACGGGGAGACGCTGGACCTGGGCCACGGCGCCGAAGACATGGCGGCGGTGGTGCGCGCCATCGAACAGCGCACCGACGCCGCCTGACCGCTGAGCGAGACCGGCGACGCCGCACTCAGCGGCGAATCCGCCGCCCGCGCTCAGACCCGCCCGCGCCGCAGTTCGACCATCGCCACCCGCCCGGCTCCACACGCACCCCGCGATCCCCGGCGCGGCCCGTCCCGATCATCGCGACCCGCCCGGCTCCACACGCACCCCGCGATCCCCGGCGCGGCCCGTCCTGACCATCGCGACCCGCCTGGCTCCGTACGCACCCCGCGATCCGCGGCGGGTCCCGATCAGCAGACCAGCCGGAAGGCCCGCAACCACAGGCCCGGCCGCGGTTCCCAGTCGCGCTCCGGCCGGCGTGTGAACCCGAGGCGCGCGTAGAGCCGGTGCGCGCTGCGCATCGCGTCCAGACTGCACAGCACAACCGCCTCGGCGCCGGTCGTGCGCGCCCGGTCCAGCACCGCCCGCACGAGCGCCTCGCCGACGCCCCGGCCGCGGGCCGCGGGCGCGGTGGCCAGCATGCGGAACTCCAGCTCGCCCTCCCGGGCGATCTCCGAGTAGCGCGAACCCGGCTGCACGATCGTCACCGAACCGAGCAGGCCGTTCGCGTCCGCGGCAACCAGCAGCTCCGCGTGCTCGGCGCGGCGGGCGGCATCGGCCAGCTCGCGGGCGTAGTCGTCGTCCTGGCCGATCAGGCCGTCGGCCACGTACGCCGCCGCGGTCAGCGCGCCCACGGCCGGGTACTCCGCCGGCCACGCCGGTCTGACGGTGAACTCACTCACCGGCTTCCTCCCCCGCCGGAAGCGCCACCTCGGCCGCGGCCTCGGGGCCGCGATCCAGCAGGACCTGGAACCCGTTCTCGTCCAGGACGGGGACCTTGAGCTGGACCGCCTTGTCGTACT
The sequence above is a segment of the Amycolatopsis viridis genome. Coding sequences within it:
- a CDS encoding GNAT family N-acetyltransferase; the protein is MSEFTVRPAWPAEYPAVGALTAAAYVADGLIGQDDDYARELADAARRAEHAELLVAADANGLLGSVTIVQPGSRYSEIAREGELEFRMLATAPAARGRGVGEALVRAVLDRARTTGAEAVVLCSLDAMRSAHRLYARLGFTRRPERDWEPRPGLWLRAFRLVC
- a CDS encoding NAD(P)-dependent oxidoreductase, whose amino-acid sequence is MKAGFLGLGVMGTPMALNLARAGTPLVVWNRTPAKAAVLAAAGAEVADSAAEVCGRVDVVFLMLADGAAVDAVLGRGTNEFAANVAGRIVVHMGTTSPEYSRALGADVSAAGGRYVEAPVSGSRKPAEAGQLVAMLAGEPSAVAAVRPLLRPMCHQVVECGPAPGALLMKLAVNLYLITMVTGLAEAVHFAERQGLDLARFVEVLDAGPMASSVSRIKAAKLLAGDFTVQASIADVLKNNQLIAEAARSARLASPLLDVCHALYGETLDLGHGAEDMAAVVRAIEQRTDAA
- a CDS encoding MMPL family transporter, producing the protein MRIARWLVPALLVIAWLAVGAFGGPYAGKLSEVSTNDNSAFLPASAESTRALAEQRAFAADQTLPAIVVAERTSGIPPADTAFLTAAAQRLKAVPGVTGATGPQLSQPDGQALELTVPVRIGGKPGGIVGRIRAEVAQPPAGLTVLVAGPAAQIADLVTAFGGIDGLLLLVAGLVVALILVVVYRSPLLPLVVLLCAVFALGLASLAVYVLADHDVLTLNGQSQGILFILVFGAATDYALLQVSRFREQLRDTESRFEAIRRAWRATLPPIAASAGTVVLGVLCLLFSDLQSNRGLGPVAAIGIACAFLASVTFLPAALALLGRAAFWPIRPKFGSPHPESRGIWGRIATAVGARPRAIWIGTTVLLLAGAAFVPQLKAGGVAQTDLFLTPVDSVAGQEVLVRHFPGGSGSPTVIIANASAAPAVAQAARVDGVAQVAVAPKEVGGRVQILATLTDAADSQPAVDTVGRVRTAVHAVPGADAVVGGTTATQLDTQRTSERDRAVIIPIVLVVIFAVLALLLRALLAPLLLIATVVLSFAATMGVSALVFNHLLGFPGADPAVPLFGFVFLVALGIDYNIFLMTRVREEAVRAGTRDGTLRGLTLTGGVITSAGVVLAATFASLAVIPILFLAQIAFIVAFGVLLDTLIVRSLLVPALTLDVGRRIWWPSKLR